The segment GGATTGATAAAAGAAAAGGTTTATTGCTGGTTATTTAGAATCTTGGCTTTTTCCTCGCTTTTTTTCTTGACAGGAATAGCCACCGTGATATTTATCGAGGGGATACCGGTATTTAAGGAAGTTTCTTGGTTAAATTTTATTTTTGGTAAAGAGTGGTATCCTACCTATGAACCCCCGGAATTTGGAATTTTGCCCCTTATCCTGGGTTCATTCTGGGTGACTATCGGTGCTCTTTTTATTTGTGTTCCTTTAGGTATAGGGAGTGCTTTGTATATCAATGAACTTGCTAATCCTCTTCAGAGGGCAATCTTGAAGCCCTTGGTAGAAATTTTAGCCGGTATTCCCTCGGTAGTTTACGGATTTTTTGGCATGGTGATACTTAGCCCTTTTCTGCAAAGGTTCTTTAAGCTCCCGGTGGGGTTGTGTGCTCTTAATGCCAGCATCATCTTGGGGATAATGGCGACTCCGTTTATCTGTAGTATTGCTGAGGATGCCTTAAGCTTTGTTCCCCGGTCTTTTCGTGAAGCCTCTTTTTCTTTGGGAGCTAATCGTTGGCAGACTTTAACGAAAGTAGTAATTCCTTCTGCGGGTTCCGGGCTTTCTACCGCGGTAATCTTGGGTATGAGTAGGGCAATTGGAGAAACGATGACCGTGCTTATGGTTGCGGGGGGTGCAGCAGTAATTCCCAAATCTTTTTTTGACCCCGTGAGGCCAATGACCGCTACCATTGCAGCAGAAATGGGCGAAGCTCCCATGGGAAGCGCCCATTATCATTCACTTTTTGCCATTGCTATCTTTTTGTTTTTGATTACTTTTGTCTTTAATATTTTAGCCGAAATTGTAAGTAAGAGATTTAGAATAAAATTAGGTTTGGCAGGATGAAAAAACAAATTGTGCAAAAATTAGGATTTTCTCTTATTTTTTTATGTATGCTCATCACTTTGTTTTTTCTATTTCTAATCATCTATTTTATTACCACAAGAGGTATAAAAGTAATTTCTTGGGAATTTCTTACTGCTCTCCCCCACGAAGAGATGACGAAAGGGGGCATTGCTCCTGCTATTTTGGGAACTTTTTACCTTACTCTGGGAGCAATTCTTGTCTCTTTGCCTCTGGGTATAGCTTGTGCTATTTATCTTTGCGAATATACCCCCCAGGGTTTTTTATTAAATATTATTCGGATGAGCATCAATAATCTTGCCGGAGTTCCTTCGGTGGTTTTTGGGCTGTTTGGTTTAGCAATTTTTGTAAAATTTTTTGGTTTTGGAGTTTCTATCAT is part of the Candidatus Omnitrophota bacterium genome and harbors:
- the pstC gene encoding phosphate ABC transporter permease subunit PstC; the protein is MIVGLIKEKVYCWLFRILAFSSLFFLTGIATVIFIEGIPVFKEVSWLNFIFGKEWYPTYEPPEFGILPLILGSFWVTIGALFICVPLGIGSALYINELANPLQRAILKPLVEILAGIPSVVYGFFGMVILSPFLQRFFKLPVGLCALNASIILGIMATPFICSIAEDALSFVPRSFREASFSLGANRWQTLTKVVIPSAGSGLSTAVILGMSRAIGETMTVLMVAGGAAVIPKSFFDPVRPMTATIAAEMGEAPMGSAHYHSLFAIAIFLFLITFVFNILAEIVSKRFRIKLGLAG